The Papaver somniferum cultivar HN1 unplaced genomic scaffold, ASM357369v1 unplaced-scaffold_107, whole genome shotgun sequence genome includes a region encoding these proteins:
- the LOC113328274 gene encoding uncharacterized protein LOC113328274 isoform X1 codes for MNFPVNPCTYSTKGVSKGEELVLLSADLFQDKPVAVNTMRKTNSLHYDKVLGPVNGLICFIDTSEYAVQIYNVCTREVTPWISSAVFMEEKRMTNSGKYLVIGGANYQFGFDAITNEHKVVFGWRILDRVPCQVCEVLTVGDNKWRTIDEVPLIQLDGHGINVHANGSLYWYVPYWRRSGRPVIELNDDPTEDFAEFLVVFDIGSEKFRMIKIPGTHFDLFGSVNALLEVDEGIAILRRNDDGFEMWIFDDRDKKENGTTTNSVSDKLWSTAVTITLPCYLCSDQPFYFHSISGTDQIIIETNTETLSRRKKFYEETGEKRIALTWIYSYNWKENTMAKIDIRAISSAIPSEFNWVTKLCSTFVESLLTVRKKLHHHGTQPQET; via the coding sequence ATGAATTTCCCAGTCAACCCCTGCACTTATTCTACCAAAGGAGTCAGTAAAGGGGAAGAATTGGTTTTGTTGTCGGCTGACTTATTTCAGGACAAGCCGGTTGCAGTTAACACCATGAGGAAGACAAATTCTTTGCATTATGATAAAGTTCTAGGACCTGTTAATGGTTTGATATGTTTCATTGATACTTCGGAATATGCTGTTCAGATATACAATGTGTGTACCAGAGAAGTAACACCGTGGATTAGTTCAGCAGTATTTATGGAAGAAAAGAGAATGACAAATTCTGGTAAGTATCTTGTTATAGGAGGAGCGAACTATCAATTTGGGTTTGACGCAATTACTAACGAGCACAAAGTTGTTTTCGGGTGGAGAATTCTCGATAGAGTCCCTTGTCAGGTTTGTGAGGTCTTGACCGTAGGAGACAATAAATGGAGAACTATTGATGAGGTACCACTGATTCAACTCGATGGACATGGAATTAACGTTCATGCGAATGGTTCCTTGTATTGGTATGTGCCGTATTGGAGGCGCAGTGGCCGTCCTGTGATAGAATTGAATGATGATCCTACGGAAGATTTTGCTGAATTCTTAGTAGTGTTTGATATCGGAAGTGAGAAGTTCAGAATGATCAAAATTCCTGGTACCCATTTCGACCTTTTTGGAAGCGTCAATGCTTTATTAGAAGTTGATGAGGGTATAGCTATATTGCGTAGGAATGATGACGGTTTCGAGATGTGGATATTTGATGATCGTGATAAGAAGGAGAATGGAACTACCACTAATTCTGTTAGTGACAAGCTTTGGTCCACTGCAGTGACTATCACATTGCCTTGCTATTTGTGCAGCGACCAACcattttatttccattccatttcTGGGACAGACCAGATAATCATAGAAACCAATACCGAAACATTGAGTAGACGAAAAAAATTCTATGAAGAGACGGGTGAAAAACGTATTGCGCTTACCTGGATTTATTCATACAATTGGAAAGAGAATACTATGGCGAAAATTGATATTCGTGCTATTTCCTCTGCAATTCCTTCTGAGTTTAATTGGGTTACTAAGCTATGTTCAACTTTTGTGGAAAGCCTTTTGACCGTTCGGAAGAAGCTGCATCACCATGGTACTCAGCCTCAGGAAACGTGA
- the LOC113328274 gene encoding uncharacterized protein LOC113328274 isoform X2, translating into MEEKRMTNSGKYLVIGGANYQFGFDAITNEHKVVFGWRILDRVPCQVCEVLTVGDNKWRTIDEVPLIQLDGHGINVHANGSLYWYVPYWRRSGRPVIELNDDPTEDFAEFLVVFDIGSEKFRMIKIPGTHFDLFGSVNALLEVDEGIAILRRNDDGFEMWIFDDRDKKENGTTTNSVSDKLWSTAVTITLPCYLCSDQPFYFHSISGTDQIIIETNTETLSRRKKFYEETGEKRIALTWIYSYNWKENTMAKIDIRAISSAIPSEFNWVTKLCSTFVESLLTVRKKLHHHGTQPQET; encoded by the coding sequence ATGGAAGAAAAGAGAATGACAAATTCTGGTAAGTATCTTGTTATAGGAGGAGCGAACTATCAATTTGGGTTTGACGCAATTACTAACGAGCACAAAGTTGTTTTCGGGTGGAGAATTCTCGATAGAGTCCCTTGTCAGGTTTGTGAGGTCTTGACCGTAGGAGACAATAAATGGAGAACTATTGATGAGGTACCACTGATTCAACTCGATGGACATGGAATTAACGTTCATGCGAATGGTTCCTTGTATTGGTATGTGCCGTATTGGAGGCGCAGTGGCCGTCCTGTGATAGAATTGAATGATGATCCTACGGAAGATTTTGCTGAATTCTTAGTAGTGTTTGATATCGGAAGTGAGAAGTTCAGAATGATCAAAATTCCTGGTACCCATTTCGACCTTTTTGGAAGCGTCAATGCTTTATTAGAAGTTGATGAGGGTATAGCTATATTGCGTAGGAATGATGACGGTTTCGAGATGTGGATATTTGATGATCGTGATAAGAAGGAGAATGGAACTACCACTAATTCTGTTAGTGACAAGCTTTGGTCCACTGCAGTGACTATCACATTGCCTTGCTATTTGTGCAGCGACCAACcattttatttccattccatttcTGGGACAGACCAGATAATCATAGAAACCAATACCGAAACATTGAGTAGACGAAAAAAATTCTATGAAGAGACGGGTGAAAAACGTATTGCGCTTACCTGGATTTATTCATACAATTGGAAAGAGAATACTATGGCGAAAATTGATATTCGTGCTATTTCCTCTGCAATTCCTTCTGAGTTTAATTGGGTTACTAAGCTATGTTCAACTTTTGTGGAAAGCCTTTTGACCGTTCGGAAGAAGCTGCATCACCATGGTACTCAGCCTCAGGAAACGTGA
- the LOC113328161 gene encoding uncharacterized protein LOC113328161, with amino-acid sequence MGRALPTLFNSAYNFTEFVADGVIFAEINVHLTRDLAEMRIFVISVRAPWWACLKQGNMSHETNTSDLPVQLKAERQPSTWCIGQCLCLCYSLFAGEVNVAYYY; translated from the exons ATGG GAAGAGCTTTACCAACACTGTTCAACTCTGCTTATAATTTTACTGAG TTTGTTGCTGATGGAGTCATATTTGCTGAAATTAATGTACACTTGACCAGAGACCTTGCTGAAAT GAGAATCTTTGTCATCTCTGTAAGAGCTCCATGGTGGGCATGCCTGAAGCAAGGAAACATGAGTCACGAGAC GAACACATCTGACTTGCCAGTTCAACTAAAAGCGGAGCGACAGCCTTCTACTTGGTGCATTGGTCAATGCCTTTGTTTATGTTATTCTTTATTTGCTGGTGAAGTTAATGTAGCTTATTACTACTAA